From a single Candidatus Synechococcus calcipolaris G9 genomic region:
- a CDS encoding transposase — protein sequence MKENVQMSQKPRRTFTAEQKAQAVAIVQQSGKPISQVAQEMGLTESALRQWVKQATIDQGGGNQGALTTQERVELTALRKDLKRVEMERDFLKKAAAFFARESSDPMS from the coding sequence ATGAAGGAGAATGTCCAAATGAGCCAAAAACCAAGACGAACATTTACTGCCGAACAAAAAGCTCAAGCTGTGGCAATTGTGCAACAGTCAGGGAAGCCGATCAGCCAAGTGGCCCAGGAAATGGGATTGACAGAAAGTGCCCTACGCCAATGGGTCAAACAAGCAACCATTGACCAGGGTGGTGGCAACCAAGGAGCATTGACGACGCAGGAACGGGTGGAACTGACGGCATTACGCAAAGACTTGAAGCGGGTCGAGATGGAGCGTGATTTCCTAAAAAAAGCCGCAGCCTTCTTTGCACGGGAAAGTTCAGACCCTATGAGCTAA